Proteins encoded together in one Dehalogenimonas sp. THU2 window:
- a CDS encoding WYL domain-containing transcriptional regulator, producing the protein MTSINRQDNRLVRLAAIEHLLYQSGEKGLRLDELADYLDVSSRTVRRDLDAIEAQQVFPMWREGAQCGIVKGKYLPPIHFTLPEALNLFLATRLMLSYANRHDPDVVGIFSKLNCAMPSPFKEQIQSTLKWIRTLPDNPRLASTLSHLAGAWARQKRVRISYRAIEAETAGERVIETYFIQPAAPGHSAYVIGYCQKAKAMRTFKVERIENIFELDETYEVPADFDANRYLADVFGVTVGGEVMKVRLKSRTQEAARLLSETMWHSSQENEAREDGAVIAGFEVVVSNEFVSWVLGWGDRVEVLEPEGLRESVKSTAEAMAGVYG; encoded by the coding sequence ATGACATCAATCAACAGGCAGGACAATCGCCTTGTGAGGCTGGCAGCTATCGAGCATCTCCTTTACCAGAGCGGCGAAAAGGGGTTGAGGCTGGATGAACTGGCTGACTATTTGGATGTCAGCAGCCGGACGGTCCGCCGGGATCTGGACGCCATCGAGGCACAGCAGGTGTTTCCGATGTGGCGGGAGGGCGCGCAATGCGGCATCGTCAAGGGAAAGTACCTGCCGCCGATCCACTTTACCCTGCCGGAGGCGCTGAACCTCTTCCTGGCTACACGCCTCATGCTCAGTTACGCTAACCGGCACGACCCGGACGTGGTGGGTATTTTCAGCAAACTCAATTGCGCCATGCCATCGCCGTTCAAAGAGCAGATACAGAGTACCCTCAAGTGGATCAGGACGCTGCCGGATAATCCGCGGCTGGCCAGCACATTATCCCACCTGGCGGGGGCCTGGGCGCGGCAGAAGCGGGTACGGATCAGTTACCGTGCCATCGAGGCCGAGACTGCCGGGGAAAGGGTCATCGAAACTTACTTCATTCAGCCCGCGGCGCCGGGGCATTCGGCGTACGTCATCGGCTATTGCCAGAAGGCGAAAGCGATGCGCACCTTCAAGGTGGAGCGTATCGAAAACATTTTCGAACTGGATGAGACGTATGAAGTGCCGGCGGATTTCGACGCGAACAGATACCTGGCGGACGTGTTTGGCGTAACCGTGGGGGGCGAAGTGATGAAGGTGCGACTCAAGAGCCGGACCCAGGAGGCGGCCAGGCTGCTGTCCGAGACGATGTGGCATTCGTCGCAGGAGAACGAGGCAAGGGAGGACGGGGCTGTCATCGCCGGTTTTGAAGTGGTTGTCAGCAACGAGTTTGTTTCCTGGGTGCTGGGGTGGGGGGACAGGGTGGAGGTGCTGGAGCCGGAGGGGCTGCGGGAGAGTGTAAAGAGCACCGCGGAAGCTATGGCCGGGGTTTATGGATAG
- a CDS encoding nucleoside-triphosphatase: MNCLVTGDVGAGKTSWCRDEVSRLARAGVSAGGILSLAVFEDGVKTGYEVLDIRTGRTAMLGRVIDRAGFSGERVGMYVLSESGLAFGRRAIEEAVENGCEVVFLDEMGHLELTGRGFAESASLAYRNATRTVSVVRRSLLPEYFRTFFPSTVRPGDPRISNVLAELR, translated from the coding sequence GTGAACTGCCTTGTCACCGGGGATGTGGGCGCCGGAAAAACTTCATGGTGCCGTGACGAAGTATCCCGGCTTGCCCGGGCCGGTGTATCGGCCGGCGGCATCCTGTCGCTGGCGGTGTTTGAGGACGGGGTTAAAACCGGCTATGAAGTCCTCGATATCCGCACCGGCCGGACCGCCATGTTGGGCCGGGTTATCGACCGGGCCGGCTTTTCCGGCGAGCGGGTCGGGATGTACGTTCTGAGCGAATCAGGACTCGCCTTCGGCCGGCGGGCGATAGAGGAAGCGGTAGAAAACGGGTGTGAGGTGGTCTTTCTCGACGAGATGGGTCACCTCGAGCTAACCGGACGAGGTTTCGCCGAAAGCGCCTCATTGGCTTACCGCAACGCCACCCGAACTGTATCCGTTGTGCGCCGGTCTTTGCTTCCTGAGTATTTTCGGACCTTTTTTCCTTCCACGGTCCGGCCGGGAGACCCCCGGATATCGAATGTGCTGGCGGAATTGCGTTAG
- a CDS encoding molybdopterin-dependent oxidoreductase, translating into MNSNISHVTGKEGITRGDFIKISALLGGTAVLAGCGVGPNTRRSGGDDAYELAQPENIIYSTCQQCATQCGIKVKLIDGVIAKIDGNPYSPWNMMPHLDYQTPVTTTASIDASICPKGHSGAQTTYDPYRLVKVVKRDGPRGSNKWKTIPFDQAIAEIADGGRLFSHVPGEENRVVEGLKDICAIRDPALMKAMKSDVAAIWGEKDEAKKRERVSTFKEQYRDHLDKMIDPDYPDLGPKNNQFTFMYGRVQGGRADFIKRFTHDGMGSENVHGHTTVCQGSLFQSTKAISEQFDPKTGGFSGGQKFFWMADVGKSEFVIFTGASPFEANFGPTSRSMRITDGLGSGRLKYAVVDPRFSKAASKAWKWLPAMPGTEAALALSLIRWIIENGRHDKKYLTNANKAAASADGEPTWSNAAWLVKIDDNGRAERLLRASDLGISHEPFTFDPPLVMRDGRPSAFDPNSTSDPAEGDLLVDTVVEGYHIKTSLQILWEEASSHTNEEWADICGVKATDLEELAREFTSHGKKAAADVHRGVSQHTNGFYNAEAWWSLNMLIGNYDWQGGMTKAAVYDISGGQAGGPFKMAQMKPGALVPFGVNLVRHGHNYEDTTLFQRDNYPARRNWFPLSEDIYQEVFPSAADGYPYPIKALFLQMGSPVYVMPAGHTIIEILSDTSKIPLMVTSDIVVGETSMYADYIFPDVTNLERWEFAGSHPTIAFKSQPLRQPTIAPLEDTVTVYGRQIPLSMEALLLGLAEKIGLPAFGPDGLGQGVPLTHQDDLYIRMVANLAFGEKADGSDSVPDADEEEINIFLKARRHLPPSVFDADRWRGLVGEELWPKVVYVLNRGGRFQGMAQGYLENQTVGNKYGKLLNMFQEKTAKVKNSQTGQPIIGHATYITSGRDVFGQPLEDEKQGFDLRLITFREISRTPPTPGNYYLNPLLPENSILVNITDAERLGLKDGDVVRVTSASNPKGVWDLKNGEEWPMNGGVKVIQGIRPGVIAFSLGHGHFAYGGVDITIDGQVIKGEKRRSRGINANAAMRTDPYLKNTCLTDTVGGSAVFYDTQVKLEKVVI; encoded by the coding sequence ATGAATTCCAATATATCACATGTCACCGGGAAAGAAGGTATCACACGTGGGGATTTCATCAAGATCTCCGCACTGCTCGGGGGTACCGCGGTACTGGCCGGTTGCGGCGTAGGGCCCAACACCAGGCGGTCCGGCGGTGATGACGCCTACGAACTGGCGCAACCTGAAAACATCATTTACAGCACCTGCCAGCAATGCGCCACTCAATGCGGTATCAAGGTCAAGCTGATCGACGGGGTTATTGCCAAGATCGACGGCAACCCCTACAGCCCGTGGAATATGATGCCCCATCTGGACTATCAGACACCGGTAACGACTACCGCTTCAATCGATGCCAGCATCTGTCCTAAAGGGCATTCTGGCGCCCAAACGACTTACGACCCGTACCGCCTGGTCAAGGTGGTCAAGCGCGACGGCCCCAGAGGATCTAACAAGTGGAAGACCATTCCTTTCGATCAAGCCATTGCGGAGATCGCCGATGGCGGCAGGCTTTTCAGTCATGTGCCCGGTGAAGAGAACCGGGTGGTCGAAGGACTCAAGGATATCTGTGCAATTCGGGACCCGGCACTGATGAAGGCAATGAAAAGCGATGTAGCAGCTATCTGGGGTGAGAAAGACGAAGCGAAAAAACGCGAACGGGTCAGCACCTTCAAAGAACAATACCGCGACCATCTCGACAAGATGATAGACCCTGACTACCCGGATCTTGGGCCGAAGAACAACCAGTTCACATTCATGTACGGGCGGGTCCAGGGCGGCCGGGCGGATTTCATCAAACGATTCACCCATGACGGTATGGGTTCCGAAAACGTTCACGGGCACACTACTGTCTGTCAGGGCAGCCTGTTCCAATCAACCAAGGCGATCAGCGAACAATTCGACCCGAAGACCGGGGGCTTCAGCGGCGGCCAGAAATTCTTCTGGATGGCTGATGTCGGCAAAAGCGAGTTCGTCATTTTCACCGGAGCTTCACCTTTCGAGGCCAACTTTGGACCGACCAGCCGCTCGATGCGCATTACCGATGGATTGGGCAGCGGCCGCCTCAAATACGCCGTAGTAGACCCTCGTTTTTCCAAGGCGGCCTCCAAGGCCTGGAAGTGGCTGCCGGCCATGCCTGGGACCGAGGCTGCGTTGGCTCTGAGCCTCATCCGCTGGATTATTGAAAACGGACGCCATGATAAAAAATATTTGACCAATGCCAATAAAGCCGCCGCCTCAGCCGATGGCGAACCCACCTGGAGCAATGCCGCCTGGCTGGTCAAGATCGATGACAACGGCCGGGCCGAGCGGCTGCTGAGAGCCTCCGACCTCGGTATCAGCCATGAGCCTTTCACCTTCGATCCGCCGCTGGTCATGCGCGACGGACGCCCATCTGCCTTCGACCCCAACTCCACCAGTGATCCCGCTGAAGGAGATCTCCTGGTGGATACGGTTGTCGAAGGCTACCATATCAAGACCAGCCTGCAGATCCTCTGGGAGGAAGCGTCGTCCCATACCAATGAGGAATGGGCAGATATCTGCGGCGTCAAGGCAACCGATCTGGAAGAACTGGCCCGGGAATTCACCAGCCATGGTAAGAAAGCTGCCGCCGACGTTCACCGCGGCGTCAGCCAGCACACCAACGGCTTCTACAATGCCGAGGCCTGGTGGAGCCTGAATATGCTCATCGGCAACTACGATTGGCAGGGCGGCATGACCAAGGCGGCCGTTTACGATATCTCCGGCGGTCAGGCCGGCGGTCCGTTCAAAATGGCCCAGATGAAGCCGGGGGCTCTCGTCCCCTTCGGCGTCAATCTGGTCCGTCACGGCCACAATTACGAGGACACGACCCTGTTCCAGAGAGATAATTATCCCGCCCGGCGCAATTGGTTCCCGCTTTCGGAGGATATTTACCAAGAGGTTTTCCCATCGGCGGCGGATGGCTATCCTTATCCTATCAAGGCGCTATTCTTGCAAATGGGGTCGCCGGTTTATGTCATGCCGGCCGGTCACACTATCATCGAAATTTTGTCGGATACATCTAAAATACCCTTGATGGTCACATCCGACATCGTTGTTGGCGAGACCTCGATGTATGCCGATTATATCTTCCCGGACGTTACCAACCTGGAACGATGGGAATTTGCCGGCAGCCACCCCACCATCGCCTTCAAGTCCCAGCCTTTGCGCCAGCCGACCATCGCACCTCTTGAGGACACGGTAACGGTCTATGGCCGCCAGATTCCGCTGTCTATGGAAGCATTACTTCTGGGTTTGGCGGAAAAGATCGGATTGCCCGCTTTCGGCCCGGATGGACTCGGGCAGGGTGTGCCGCTCACTCATCAAGATGACCTCTACATCAGAATGGTCGCTAATCTTGCTTTTGGTGAAAAAGCCGACGGCTCGGACTCGGTGCCGGATGCAGATGAGGAGGAGATAAATATCTTCCTTAAAGCCCGGCGCCATTTGCCCCCAAGCGTCTTCGATGCTGACCGCTGGCGCGGTCTGGTCGGTGAGGAACTATGGCCCAAGGTTGTCTACGTGCTCAACCGCGGGGGCCGATTCCAGGGGATGGCACAAGGCTACCTGGAAAACCAGACCGTCGGCAATAAATATGGCAAGTTGCTGAATATGTTCCAGGAGAAGACCGCTAAAGTTAAAAACTCCCAGACCGGGCAGCCTATCATCGGTCATGCTACCTATATCACATCGGGGCGTGACGTTTTCGGCCAACCGCTCGAAGACGAGAAACAGGGCTTCGACCTGCGGCTGATCACCTTCAGGGAAATCTCGCGGACTCCGCCGACGCCGGGAAACTATTATCTGAACCCGCTGCTCCCTGAAAACTCCATCCTGGTGAACATCACGGATGCCGAGCGGCTGGGACTCAAGGACGGCGACGTGGTCAGGGTGACCTCGGCCAGTAATCCGAAAGGTGTCTGGGATCTCAAAAATGGTGAAGAGTGGCCGATGAACGGCGGAGTGAAAGTGATCCAGGGCATAAGACCGGGCGTCATCGCCTTCTCACTGGGGCACGGTCATTTTGCCTACGGTGGCGTGGACATCACGATTGACGGGCAGGTGATCAAAGGCGAAAAACGGCGGTCCAGAGGTATCAACGCCAATGCGGCGATGAGGACTGATCCATATCTAAAAAATACTTGCTTGACCGATACCGTCGGCGGCAGCGCTGTCTTCTACGATACCCAGGTCAAACTGGAAAAGGTCGTCATCTAA
- the nrfD gene encoding NrfD/PsrC family molybdoenzyme membrane anchor subunit translates to MLFKKVALAILILSLAVGAWGFYIFLTQGQQALGLGSFVVWGLWMALYVFFASTAAGMFFMASLDLLFKVKAFAGTGKIFMLASFASLAAGLTHILANEGRPERVLNVFLYPNFQSVLAWSVWIYTAIALATVGILIALFAPQKWLPVRREPLVKTLMVLGFPVAVVASGAVGFTLSTQSSHSFWNVSLFPVLFPIFGMSAGLALSRVIVALFGNKKSLGYPRAARTMAILTISLLLAIIYIIGSVLFVGAYDTSPANVAAAEYIMFGQYWYGFWIFQIGLGVVVPIGILSMVLLRPGLAKKPVWGVTAGGLVLLGTAIARLNFIIPAQAVAGNEFLTSGIVDSRHVASYVPTLPEWALSAGIAALAVLAFYIAASKLRLIPITIGNEENS, encoded by the coding sequence ATGTTATTCAAGAAAGTAGCGCTGGCAATCCTCATCCTTTCCCTGGCTGTGGGCGCCTGGGGCTTTTATATCTTTCTGACCCAAGGTCAGCAGGCTCTCGGTCTGGGCAGCTTCGTTGTCTGGGGCCTGTGGATGGCACTCTACGTCTTCTTCGCCAGCACCGCGGCTGGCATGTTCTTCATGGCGTCCCTCGACCTGCTTTTCAAGGTCAAGGCTTTCGCCGGCACCGGCAAGATCTTCATGCTGGCCTCGTTTGCCTCCCTGGCGGCCGGCTTGACCCATATCCTGGCCAACGAAGGCCGTCCGGAACGGGTGCTGAACGTATTCCTTTATCCCAATTTTCAATCCGTCCTGGCCTGGTCGGTGTGGATCTATACCGCTATCGCCCTGGCTACCGTCGGCATACTTATCGCCCTTTTCGCCCCTCAAAAATGGCTGCCGGTGCGCCGGGAGCCACTGGTGAAGACGCTGATGGTCCTGGGGTTTCCGGTGGCCGTGGTGGCCAGCGGCGCGGTAGGCTTTACCCTCAGCACACAATCGTCCCATTCGTTCTGGAACGTAAGCCTGTTCCCGGTACTGTTCCCCATCTTTGGTATGTCAGCCGGATTGGCCTTGTCCCGGGTCATCGTTGCCCTGTTCGGCAACAAGAAAAGCCTGGGATACCCCCGCGCGGCCAGAACGATGGCCATACTGACCATCTCCCTCTTACTGGCCATTATCTATATCATCGGCTCAGTGCTGTTCGTCGGCGCCTATGATACATCTCCGGCCAATGTGGCGGCCGCCGAGTACATCATGTTCGGCCAATACTGGTACGGTTTCTGGATATTTCAGATCGGTTTGGGGGTTGTTGTACCAATCGGCATCCTGTCCATGGTGCTCCTCCGGCCAGGCCTGGCCAAAAAGCCGGTGTGGGGGGTCACCGCTGGCGGTTTGGTGCTCCTGGGCACGGCTATCGCCCGCTTGAACTTCATCATTCCGGCTCAGGCTGTAGCCGGCAACGAATTCCTGACCAGCGGCATCGTCGACTCCAGGCATGTCGCCAGCTATGTGCCCACCTTGCCCGAATGGGCCCTGTCGGCGGGCATCGCCGCCCTGGCAGTCCTGGCCTTCTACATCGCCGCCAGCAAATTGCGCTTGATCCCGATCACCATAGGAAACGAGGAAAACTCATGA
- a CDS encoding 4Fe-4S dicluster domain-containing protein produces MTENGEQGTTFSEANPKRREFLKLAGAALALAAVAEVSDRTQRITAAVGPPAEIKQFPIDTIFSGSQQQDVLIRMQNEVRRAMTRPMEERHWSMVINLRKCIGCHACTEACISENKLPSGVVYRFVMDEETGSYPNLSRRFTPRPCMHCDNPPCTKVCPVGATYKQADGIVVIDYDRCIGCRFCIVSCPYTARVMDYGDDYLRGTPDVPGLIVGKEQAAVWEQAANFEYATKRERSEKRDSPIGNARKCHFCLHRLENGMLPACVTTCIGRVNTFGDSNDPDGLVSELLADPGIIQLKPELGTKPSVHYLF; encoded by the coding sequence ATGACAGAAAACGGGGAACAGGGAACAACCTTCAGTGAAGCAAACCCAAAACGTCGTGAATTCTTAAAACTTGCCGGAGCTGCCTTGGCTTTGGCCGCCGTCGCGGAAGTCAGTGATCGGACACAAAGAATCACGGCTGCGGTCGGTCCACCGGCCGAGATCAAACAATTCCCCATCGACACGATATTTTCTGGTTCCCAACAACAGGATGTTCTCATTCGAATGCAGAATGAAGTCCGCCGCGCCATGACCAGGCCGATGGAAGAGCGGCACTGGAGCATGGTCATCAACCTCAGGAAATGTATAGGTTGCCACGCATGTACCGAAGCATGCATCTCCGAAAACAAGTTGCCTTCCGGTGTTGTCTATCGTTTCGTCATGGACGAGGAGACCGGCAGTTACCCCAATCTCTCCCGTCGCTTTACCCCCCGGCCCTGCATGCACTGCGACAATCCGCCCTGCACCAAGGTCTGCCCGGTAGGAGCCACTTACAAACAAGCCGACGGAATAGTGGTCATCGACTACGACCGCTGTATCGGCTGCCGTTTTTGTATCGTGTCCTGTCCCTACACCGCCAGGGTCATGGATTATGGAGACGATTACCTGCGTGGCACGCCCGATGTTCCAGGCTTGATCGTAGGAAAGGAGCAGGCGGCAGTTTGGGAGCAGGCTGCCAATTTCGAGTATGCCACCAAACGCGAGCGCAGTGAAAAGAGGGATTCTCCCATTGGCAACGCCCGGAAATGCCACTTCTGCCTGCATCGTCTGGAAAACGGCATGCTTCCGGCCTGCGTCACCACCTGCATCGGCCGGGTGAACACTTTCGGCGATAGCAACGACCCGGACGGCCTGGTCTCGGAGCTTTTAGCTGACCCGGGAATCATCCAGTTGAAGCCCGAACTGGGGACTAAGCCCTCGGTTCATTACTTATTCTAG
- a CDS encoding peptide chain release factor 3, protein MSSIVQDNLQVNPEAFLKEVARRRTFAIISHPDAGKTTLTEKFLLYAGAVELAGSVRARANQQHTASDWMSMEKQRGISISATALEMEYQGYHINLLDTPGHQDFSEDTYRTLMAVDSAVMVLDSGKGIEPQTEKLFKVCRLRGIPILTFINKMDHPGRDPLELLDEIERMLGITAVPMNWPVGEAPSFQGVYDLRGNQMLRFQRTEHNKFRAPVQVSGIDDPALPELLGIPAHRKLVEDTDLLAGAVCEFDRERFLSGTMTPVFFGSALNNFGVAAFLDAVLELAPPPSVRETEQGVIDPKSDVFRGFIFKLQANIDPRHRDRMAFMRVCSGRFEKDMQVLNPRLKQTIRLSRAFRLFGREREPVEEAFPGDVIGIISPGLLTIGDTVTNGKPIEFARVPIFPPEHFGTMYNPDVSRYKQFNKGLEQLEEEGAIQVFYADDAMRREPIVAAVGELQFDVVLARLQDEYGVTAQISRLGFTGARWVKAAGAAAEKLSLSRNMRRCRDRHGNPVVLFSTQWELDYCQRENPGVTLAEIS, encoded by the coding sequence ATGAGTTCCATAGTTCAAGATAATTTACAGGTCAATCCCGAAGCATTTCTTAAAGAGGTGGCGCGGAGGCGTACCTTTGCTATCATCTCCCATCCCGACGCCGGCAAGACCACGTTGACTGAAAAATTCCTGCTTTACGCCGGGGCGGTGGAGCTGGCGGGGTCGGTGCGGGCGCGGGCCAACCAACAGCATACGGCTTCCGACTGGATGAGCATGGAGAAACAACGCGGCATATCCATTTCCGCGACGGCGCTGGAGATGGAGTACCAGGGGTACCACATCAACCTGCTGGATACGCCGGGCCACCAGGACTTCAGCGAGGATACTTACCGCACGCTGATGGCCGTGGACAGCGCGGTCATGGTGCTGGACAGCGGCAAGGGCATAGAGCCACAAACGGAGAAACTGTTCAAGGTCTGCCGGTTGCGGGGCATACCGATACTGACTTTCATCAATAAGATGGATCATCCCGGGCGCGACCCGCTGGAGCTGCTCGACGAGATAGAGCGGATGCTGGGGATAACGGCGGTGCCGATGAACTGGCCGGTGGGCGAGGCGCCCTCTTTCCAGGGGGTGTATGACCTGCGCGGCAATCAGATGCTGCGTTTCCAACGGACGGAGCATAACAAGTTCCGCGCTCCGGTGCAGGTGTCCGGCATCGATGATCCCGCGCTGCCGGAACTGCTGGGCATACCGGCGCACCGGAAACTGGTGGAAGATACGGATCTGCTGGCCGGGGCGGTTTGCGAGTTCGACCGAGAGCGCTTTTTATCCGGCACGATGACTCCGGTGTTCTTCGGCAGCGCGCTCAACAACTTCGGCGTGGCGGCCTTCCTGGACGCCGTGCTGGAACTGGCGCCGCCGCCGTCGGTGAGGGAAACCGAGCAGGGCGTCATCGATCCAAAAAGCGACGTATTCCGGGGTTTTATCTTCAAACTACAAGCCAACATCGACCCGCGCCACCGCGACCGGATGGCGTTTATGCGGGTCTGCTCCGGCCGTTTTGAGAAGGACATGCAGGTCCTGAATCCCCGGCTGAAACAGACCATCAGGCTGTCGCGGGCGTTCCGGCTGTTCGGCCGGGAGCGGGAACCGGTCGAAGAGGCCTTTCCCGGCGACGTCATCGGCATCATCAGCCCCGGGCTGCTGACTATTGGGGATACGGTCACCAACGGCAAGCCGATCGAGTTCGCCAGGGTGCCGATCTTCCCGCCGGAACATTTCGGGACGATGTACAACCCCGACGTCAGCCGCTACAAGCAGTTCAACAAGGGTCTGGAGCAACTGGAGGAGGAAGGTGCGATTCAGGTGTTCTACGCCGATGACGCCATGCGCCGGGAGCCGATAGTGGCGGCGGTGGGTGAACTCCAGTTCGACGTGGTATTGGCCCGGCTGCAGGACGAATACGGGGTTACTGCGCAGATCTCCCGGCTGGGTTTTACCGGCGCCAGGTGGGTCAAGGCCGCCGGCGCGGCGGCGGAGAAACTATCTCTATCCCGCAATATGCGCCGGTGCCGGGACCGTCACGGCAACCCGGTGGTGCTGTTCTCCACCCAGTGGGAACTGGATTACTGCCAACGGGAGAACCCCGGGGTTACGCTGGCTGAGATAAGCTAA
- a CDS encoding trypsin-like peptidase domain-containing protein: MMNNSLTIILVAVLLLGNGAIAALRLNAEDQTELDLAAIAALESSNTALDNGIGALAAEQAQAAAALAALQVTASQLGNGGSSAITAKYGPLIAAADPVVVRLTAPGPGLRGYNSGVIISSSGYVLTVLHAVNGANSITVTLNTGEEFAATMVASDTTANLALLKMTTTRTNFPAADLGSMNTLLAGQAVVAAAYPLTPEIPGPATFTAGIVSSLRTAADFHFIQTDASIAGGSGGGGLFTMDGDLVGLASLAEADGIYLFVPIDEAASLLTNIP; the protein is encoded by the coding sequence ATGATGAATAATTCGTTAACTATAATACTGGTAGCCGTTCTGCTCCTGGGCAACGGCGCCATCGCCGCCCTGCGTCTGAACGCCGAAGATCAAACAGAGCTAGACCTGGCGGCTATCGCCGCCCTCGAATCTTCCAATACCGCTCTCGATAATGGCATCGGTGCATTGGCAGCGGAACAGGCCCAGGCCGCCGCTGCCCTGGCCGCGTTGCAAGTCACCGCTTCACAGCTTGGAAACGGCGGTTCATCCGCCATTACCGCCAAGTATGGCCCGCTCATCGCCGCCGCAGACCCGGTCGTCGTCCGGCTCACCGCTCCTGGCCCCGGTCTCCGGGGTTACAACTCCGGCGTTATCATCAGTTCGAGCGGCTACGTGCTGACCGTCCTCCATGCGGTAAACGGGGCTAATTCCATTACCGTTACCTTGAATACCGGCGAGGAGTTTGCCGCTACCATGGTTGCCTCGGATACCACCGCCAACCTGGCGCTGCTCAAAATGACCACCACCCGTACCAATTTTCCCGCCGCCGACCTGGGCTCCATGAACACCCTGCTGGCCGGTCAGGCGGTTGTGGCCGCCGCTTACCCTCTGACGCCTGAGATCCCCGGCCCAGCCACCTTCACAGCCGGCATCGTCTCTTCACTGCGCACCGCCGCGGATTTCCACTTCATCCAGACCGACGCATCCATCGCCGGCGGCAGCGGCGGCGGCGGTCTGTTCACCATGGACGGTGACCTGGTCGGCCTCGCCTCGCTGGCGGAAGCGGACGGCATCTATCTCTTCGTCCCGATCGACGAGGCAGCTTCTCTTCTCACCAACATCCCATAG
- a CDS encoding trypsin-like peptidase domain-containing protein, which produces MKRWLMTILIVLLSAGTIANGALLLDSNSGSQDTAAELSALQTRNTSLEASLAEQQSDAAALLVEITALQQQVSQIAAVPVVSGTDFTKLAAQIEPSTVYVEVFSRFGGGTGSGTIIRADGYVLTNQHVVDGATSINVTLMTGERFSATLLTSSADMDAAVLKITTTRTDLPAAKMGSSAAVILGEEIITCGYPLGDELPGPATFNTGIVSAIRNMISSNTENPNFRMDYIQFDADINPGNSGGGLFNMNGELIGIPSYGFATGINTAVPIDAVQSLIQGALSQ; this is translated from the coding sequence ATGAAACGCTGGTTGATGACGATCCTTATCGTCCTTTTAAGTGCAGGCACCATTGCCAACGGCGCCCTGCTCCTGGATTCCAACTCCGGTTCTCAGGACACCGCGGCCGAGTTATCGGCGCTCCAAACCCGGAACACTTCTTTGGAAGCATCCCTCGCCGAGCAGCAATCGGACGCCGCTGCGCTGCTGGTGGAGATAACCGCGCTGCAACAGCAGGTTTCCCAGATCGCCGCCGTCCCTGTCGTATCGGGAACCGATTTCACCAAGCTGGCCGCCCAGATCGAACCATCGACGGTTTACGTCGAGGTCTTCAGCCGTTTCGGCGGCGGCACAGGTTCCGGCACCATAATCCGCGCTGACGGCTATGTCCTGACCAATCAGCACGTCGTGGACGGAGCCACCTCAATCAATGTCACCCTGATGACCGGCGAACGCTTCTCGGCCACCCTGCTGACCAGTAGCGCCGATATGGATGCCGCCGTCCTCAAGATAACCACTACCCGGACGGACCTGCCGGCAGCTAAAATGGGCTCGTCCGCGGCGGTCATCCTCGGTGAGGAGATCATCACCTGCGGCTACCCGCTGGGTGACGAACTGCCCGGTCCAGCCACGTTCAACACTGGCATCGTTTCAGCCATTCGCAACATGATCTCCTCCAATACTGAAAATCCCAATTTCAGGATGGACTATATCCAGTTCGACGCCGACATCAATCCCGGCAACAGCGGCGGTGGCCTATTCAACATGAACGGTGAACTGATCGGCATACCGTCCTACGGTTTCGCCACCGGCATCAACACCGCCGTGCCCATCGACGCCGTTCAGTCCCTCATCCAGGGCGCCCTGTCCCAATAA
- the frr gene encoding ribosome recycling factor: MTTVNEIMQQTEKKMNVSIDVLHRELGAIRTGRASAALIEHVRVDYAGTPTPVHHLANIGVPEARLLTIQPWDRSMMGPIEKAIMKSDLGLTPSNDGQVIRLSIPPLSQERRVDLTKMVHKRVEEDKIAIRNLRRDAQEQIKKLEKDKELSQDESKRAQDQLQKLTDAYTAKADALGKEKEQELLNG, encoded by the coding sequence ATGACAACCGTCAACGAAATCATGCAGCAAACCGAAAAAAAGATGAACGTCTCCATCGACGTATTGCACCGGGAACTGGGCGCCATCCGCACCGGCCGCGCCTCCGCCGCCCTCATCGAGCATGTGCGGGTAGACTACGCCGGTACGCCGACGCCAGTCCATCACCTGGCCAACATCGGTGTGCCGGAAGCCCGGCTGCTGACCATCCAGCCCTGGGACCGGTCGATGATGGGCCCGATCGAGAAGGCCATCATGAAGTCGGACCTCGGTCTGACCCCGTCCAACGACGGCCAGGTCATCCGCCTGTCCATCCCCCCCCTCTCCCAGGAACGTCGCGTTGACCTCACCAAAATGGTACACAAGCGCGTGGAAGAGGACAAGATCGCCATCCGCAACCTGCGGCGCGACGCCCAGGAGCAGATCAAGAAGCTGGAAAAAGACAAGGAACTCTCCCAGGACGAGAGCAAACGCGCCCAGGACCAGTTGCAAAAACTCACCGACGCCTACACCGCCAAAGCCGACGCGCTGGGCAAGGAAAAGGAACAGGAACTCCTCAACGGCTAA